The following proteins come from a genomic window of Oncorhynchus clarkii lewisi isolate Uvic-CL-2024 chromosome 23, UVic_Ocla_1.0, whole genome shotgun sequence:
- the LOC139381384 gene encoding pyridine nucleotide-disulfide oxidoreductase domain-containing protein 2: MAATVWTGRTRQAVTTLGTVTRASHSAVKSHYDAVIIGGGHNGLVAAAYLQKGGLKTAVLERRHVLGGAAVSEEIIPGFHFSRCSYLLSLLRPHIFRDLELKKHGLKLYMRDPHAFTPMLEGGVRGLPPRSLLLGSDLAMNQREIGKFSETDAKAYPEFITHLDKLAVAIHPLLDSPPVDIAGLTGGALRRRMAALRSALPLVQCGLKLGKNIPDFYEIITAPIMKILNRWFESEPLKATLATDAVIGAMTSPNSPGSGYVLLHHVMGELEKEKGAWGYVEGGMGGVSKAIASSARSHGADIFTEQDVHQVLVGSDGSAKGVVLKDGTEIYSRVVLSNATPYVTFKTLTPQSALSPAFIKAVDQIDYTSPVTKINVAVDKLPNFLAAPTPDGKPGPHHQCSIHLNCESVEVLQTAYEDCKEGRPSFRPMIEMTIPSVLDPTLAPPGSHVVLLFTQFTPYSLVGGRAWTDQDREAFADSVFSWIEQYAPGFKSSIVGKDILTPPDLERIFGLTGGNIFHGAMSLDQLYLARPLPSLSDYRSPIKGLYLCGSGSHPGGGVMGSPGWNAALAAMADLKRG, from the exons ATGGCTGCGACGGTGTGGACAGGCCGTACTCGGCAGGCAGTGACAACCCTAGGGACGGTGACAAgagccagtcactcagctgtcaagtCCCACTACGACGCGGTGATCATCGGAGGAG GACACAATGGACTGGTAGCG GCAGCCTATCTGCAGAAGGGTGGGCTGAAGACAGCAGTTCTGGAACGCAGACATGTTCTGGGAGGGGCGGCAGTGTCGGAGGAAATCATCCCAG gTTTCCATTTCTCCCGGTGTTCCTATCTCCTCAGCCTGCTCAGACCACACATCTTCAGAGACCTGGAGCTCAAG aaacATGGACTGAAGTTGTACATGCGGGACCCCCATGCCTTCACCCCAATGTTGGAGGGAGGGGTAAGGGGTCTCCCCCCTCGGTCTCTATTGCTGGGCTCAGACCTGGCCATGAACCAGAGGGAGATCGGCAAGTTCTCTGAGACAGACGCCAAG gcgTACCCAGAGTTTATAACCCACCTGGATAAGTTAGCGGTGGCCATCCACCCCCTCTTGGACTCGCCCCCAGTAGACATCGCAGGGTTAACCGGGGGGGCCCTGAGAAGGAGGATGGCAGCACTGAGGAGTGCCTTGCCCCTTGTCCAATGTG GCTTGAAACTGGGCAAGAACATTCCAGACTTCTATGAGATCATAACTGCACCAATAATGAAG ATCCTGAACCGTTGGTTTGAATCTGAGCCTCTTAAAGCCACACTGGCTACAGATGCTGTGATAGGAGCTATGACCAGCCCTAACAGCCCTGGCAgtgg GTATGTCCTCCTTCATCATGTGATGGGGgagctggagaaggagaagggtgcGTGGGGTTATGTGGAGGGGGGCATGGGAGGGGTGTCCAAGGCCATTGCTAGCTCTGCCCGCTCCCACGGAGCGGACATCTTTACTGAACAG GATGTGCATCAGGTCTTGGTTGGGTCAGATGGCAGTGCCAAAGGGGTGGTCCTGAAGGATGGCACAGAGATCTACAGCAGAGTGGTACTGTCCAACGCTACACCCTACGTCACCTTTAAAACACTCACCCCTCAG AGTGCTCTTTCTCCAGCGTTCATCAAAGCTGTAGATCAGATAGACTACACCTCCCCTGTCACTAAGATTAATG TGGCAGTGGATAAGCTTCCTAACTTTTTAGCGGCCCCCACACCAGACGGCAAGCCTGGCCCACACCACCAGTGTTCTATCCATCTCAACTGTGAGAGTGTGGAAGTGTTACAGACAGCCTACGAAGACTGCAAGGAGGGACGGCCTTCGTTCAG GCCCATGATCGAGATGACCATTCCATCGGTGTTGGACCCAACTCTGGCGCCCCCTGGTAGTCATGTGGTGTTACTGTTCACCCAGTTTACACCATATAGTCTGGTGGGAGGGAGAGcgtggacagaccaggacagagagGCCTTTGCAGACTCCg TATTTAGCTGGATTGAGCAGTATGCCCCTGGGTTCAAATCCTCCATTGTTGGCAAAGACATCCTGACTCCCCCCGACCTGGAGAGGATATTTGGCCTAACTggaggg AATATCTTCCACGGAGCAATGTCATTGGATCAGCTCTACCTCGCTCGACCTCTGCCCTCCCTTTCAGACTACCGTTCACCAATCAAAGGGCTTTATCTTTGTGGCAGTGGCTCCCATCCAG